Proteins co-encoded in one Cytophaga hutchinsonii ATCC 33406 genomic window:
- a CDS encoding M6 family metalloprotease domain-containing protein — MKKAILLLGVVLGSFFQWAAAQTSVINGLTVIVNYSDYSLGIPTDSIAMLMNQPGFNSWNCHGSVKDFYYVQSNSKVSLNSTVIEVSLPQSFHYYHDDDATSGNFIPHIASQIAAKYPNGFQNLSLHPETARLHHFNIISRGSRGIGVAYGTDGSFVKNNNQQLQIGGLNVYNVTGIEKPTVNTICHEVGHSVFGWTDYYRTNVSNLGDFCVMASAGTETPMPVNPALRYIKGWTNENNAISATTTQTYTVTSNSYNQVFKYTNPNNPKEYLIIAAHMYGGYYQAAKGPDQGLGIYYVDEDGGIDGNTTTPNGYPPLVHLIQADGQDELQTEGSPDVRGDSYDLFDNNSSVFSSFTHPFRWKNGNETGLTITNISAVGPTMQFTVQARNPNTVSVQTNAVNGGSIYPSGLVEYSIYQTINFAITPNVGYVIDQVYFDGAPIGTPQHYGFTGMSGAHALRATFKRDTTIDAIPAPWAKQEIGTTRRPGVAGYRNGVFGIESGSYDIWNESDGLNYVYQSLQGDGQIVAHIKDMNKAAGWSKAGIMMRETLSADSKHLMIVHTPQNAVATQLRSATGGSSVNNPDDIKNLHFYNAYKWLKITREGNSFKSYCSNDTINWVYVGGSTINMGSSIYVGLCAGVGSDQLNTIVTFDYVKVTKSAVAENLFTRFGIPRNAPLPTTIKNFKYVYSVGSGGPNLSNVSLAVINWDLPNNGLWQFSLQTNNGAPRWYTNIPSYGFNSFGASSPKIYIDGSMDFPGFSGFFFANTYNTNDLVLVNQSGAYAVIFTNTPPAARTASDDFTSTTSTSSVEISSVVSAPNPFTEQTTVSIPDAFGEATITVLNASGIVVETKIASKSFTLGDQYAAGLYLVKIASDYKTETIQIIKAH, encoded by the coding sequence ATGAAAAAAGCGATACTACTGCTTGGCGTAGTCCTTGGATCTTTCTTCCAGTGGGCAGCTGCACAAACTTCCGTAATCAACGGATTAACCGTAATAGTAAACTATTCCGATTATTCACTTGGCATTCCAACAGATTCAATTGCTATGCTGATGAATCAGCCTGGCTTTAATTCCTGGAATTGCCATGGTTCAGTGAAAGATTTTTACTATGTTCAAAGCAACAGTAAAGTAAGCCTTAACAGTACGGTAATTGAAGTATCCTTGCCTCAGAGTTTCCATTACTATCACGATGATGATGCTACCAGTGGAAACTTTATACCACACATTGCAAGCCAGATTGCAGCTAAATATCCGAATGGGTTTCAGAATTTAAGTCTGCATCCGGAAACAGCAAGACTGCATCATTTTAATATCATCAGCCGCGGCTCAAGAGGCATCGGTGTTGCATATGGCACGGATGGTTCGTTTGTAAAAAACAACAATCAGCAGCTGCAGATCGGCGGCCTGAACGTGTATAATGTTACCGGTATAGAAAAACCAACCGTAAATACTATTTGTCATGAAGTTGGCCACAGTGTATTTGGCTGGACAGATTATTACAGAACGAATGTAAGTAACCTTGGAGACTTCTGTGTAATGGCCAGTGCCGGAACAGAAACTCCAATGCCTGTCAATCCTGCGTTGCGTTACATCAAAGGCTGGACAAACGAAAACAACGCAATTTCAGCTACAACAACGCAGACGTATACCGTTACTTCAAACAGTTACAATCAGGTTTTTAAATACACAAACCCAAACAATCCAAAAGAATATTTAATTATTGCCGCGCACATGTATGGCGGGTATTACCAGGCAGCTAAAGGCCCGGATCAGGGCTTGGGTATTTATTATGTGGATGAAGATGGCGGTATTGATGGCAACACAACTACACCAAACGGTTATCCGCCGCTTGTGCATCTGATTCAGGCTGATGGCCAGGATGAATTGCAAACAGAAGGAAGCCCGGATGTACGGGGTGATTCATATGATCTGTTCGATAATAATTCAAGTGTCTTTTCATCTTTCACACATCCATTCAGATGGAAAAACGGAAATGAAACAGGTCTTACAATTACAAACATCAGTGCTGTGGGACCAACCATGCAGTTTACTGTTCAGGCAAGAAATCCTAATACGGTCAGCGTACAGACCAATGCTGTAAACGGCGGCAGTATCTATCCAAGCGGTTTAGTTGAATACAGCATCTACCAGACAATAAATTTTGCCATTACACCAAACGTAGGTTATGTTATCGATCAGGTATATTTTGATGGTGCTCCGATTGGTACGCCGCAGCACTATGGGTTTACCGGAATGAGCGGTGCACATGCACTGCGTGCAACATTCAAACGTGATACAACTATTGATGCAATACCTGCTCCCTGGGCTAAACAGGAAATCGGAACAACAAGAAGACCAGGCGTTGCCGGATACAGAAACGGCGTATTCGGAATTGAATCCGGCAGCTATGATATCTGGAACGAAAGCGATGGTTTGAATTACGTGTATCAATCGTTACAGGGAGACGGGCAGATTGTAGCACACATTAAAGATATGAACAAAGCGGCTGGCTGGTCGAAAGCAGGTATCATGATGCGTGAGACATTGAGCGCAGATTCAAAACATCTGATGATTGTGCACACACCACAGAATGCAGTTGCAACTCAATTAAGATCCGCAACCGGTGGTTCATCTGTTAACAATCCGGATGACATAAAAAATCTGCATTTCTATAATGCATACAAATGGTTAAAAATAACACGCGAAGGAAACAGTTTCAAAAGTTACTGTTCAAATGATACTATTAACTGGGTATACGTTGGTGGTTCTACCATCAATATGGGTTCTTCTATTTATGTGGGTTTATGTGCAGGTGTCGGCAGTGATCAGTTAAATACGATTGTAACATTTGACTATGTAAAAGTTACAAAATCTGCTGTGGCAGAAAATTTATTTACACGCTTTGGAATACCACGTAACGCGCCTCTGCCCACAACAATAAAAAACTTCAAGTATGTATATTCTGTTGGCTCAGGCGGACCGAATTTAAGCAACGTATCGCTTGCTGTTATCAACTGGGATCTTCCTAACAATGGTCTGTGGCAGTTCTCCTTACAGACAAATAATGGTGCACCACGCTGGTATACAAATATCCCTTCATACGGATTTAATAGTTTTGGTGCTTCATCACCTAAGATATACATTGATGGTTCAATGGACTTCCCTGGTTTCAGCGGTTTCTTCTTTGCAAATACATATAACACGAATGATCTGGTATTGGTAAATCAATCGGGTGCTTATGCTGTGATCTTTACAAACACACCACCCGCTGCAAGAACTGCTTCGGATGATTTTACTTCTACAACATCCACATCGTCTGTAGAAATTTCTTCTGTTGTTTCTGCACCAAATCCGTTTACGGAACAAACAACTGTTTCTATTCCGGATGCATTTGGCGAAGCAACAATTACCGTATTGAACGCAAGCGGTATTGTTGTTGAAACAAAAATAGCAAGCAAATCATTTACGTTAGGCGATCAGTATGCTGCAGGTTTGTACCTGGTGAAAATTGCATCGGACTATAAAACAGAAACGATCCAAATCATTAAAGCGCACTAA